A single window of Psychromonas ingrahamii 37 DNA harbors:
- a CDS encoding Na+/H+ antiporter subunit C has product MELVYAVCVGFMSACGIFLMLRGHTFTLVIGLTLLSYAVNLFLFASGGLTIGAPAVLNGSENYADPLPQALVLTAIVIGFAMTAFAVILAMRGRSDLGNDHVDGTEPFDRLAVEEKS; this is encoded by the coding sequence ATGGAACTAGTCTACGCCGTGTGTGTCGGCTTCATGAGTGCCTGTGGCATTTTTTTAATGTTACGTGGCCATACATTTACCTTGGTGATTGGCCTTACTTTATTGTCTTACGCTGTTAACCTGTTTCTATTTGCCAGTGGTGGATTAACCATAGGTGCACCAGCGGTACTTAACGGCAGTGAAAATTACGCTGATCCATTACCGCAAGCCTTGGTGCTTACTGCTATTGTTATTGGCTTTGCGATGACTGCCTTTGCAGTGATTTTGGCAATGCGTGGACGCTCGGACTTGGGTAATGACCACGTAGATGGTACAGAACCTTTTGACCGCTTAGCTGTGGAGGAAAAATCCTAA
- a CDS encoding monovalent cation/H+ antiporter subunit A, with amino-acid sequence MYYFWVPFLPMLGIIVPLLTNKLSRSACTLATAMLPALALCFILLDLPAVFAGQSFSQSIEWIPQLGLALSFRLDGLSALFSLLILGIGLLVILYARYYLSEKDNMGIFYCYLIMFMTAMLGIVMSNNMLQLWFYWELTSISSFLLIGFWSHNSDARKGARMALTITGGGGLALLAGIILLGQVVGSYDLDVVLNSGELVKQHPYYLAILSLFLIGAFTKSAQFPFHFWLPHAMAAPTPVSAYLHSATMVKAGIFLLARFYPVLADTEVWFVVVSLTGLFTMLLGAYTALFKHDLKGLLAYSTISHLGLIVLLLGLNTELAAIAAIFHVMNHAIFKASLFMAAGIIDHESGSRDMRQLNGLWKYMPITATLAMVASASMAGVPLLNGFLSKEMFFAETLDQSILGAMSWLIPVLSTIAAAFAVAYSLRFIHDVFFNGEPKGLTKTPHEPPRYMRVPVEVLVAICLLVGMFPNYTIGPLLQSASLAVLNHPLPEYNLALWHGFNIPLMMSGMAIVGGLAIYLNLKHLFKFSGMFPDIDAKIEFEGFIQASVKWAQKITGKLENGSLQRYAFCLCFFALLLIAPPLFDLDTTRGSLPGTPINGAVIVAAILLMAGSLATVIWSHYRLIALLMLSLVGLVVSITFAYFSAPDLALTQLSVEIVTVILLLLALYFFPQYTPTSKSRPSHFVRDLAIASLIGCIIGSICFALITNPLDSISEFFLANAKTGGGGTNVVNVILVDFRGFDTFGEITVLGIAALGIYKLIAGMRLSMRTKDQDGRLWAKDKHPVLLSVVSQSLLPLFLLISAYIFIRGHNLPGGGFIAGLITSIALIQQYLAHGVDWMTKRVSVSYRYMIAIGLVTAGLTGLGSWIFGRPFLTSWFEYVSLPWIGKFELTSALVFDLGVYFTVIGATLLILASLGQLTTKERITEGER; translated from the coding sequence ATGTATTATTTTTGGGTACCCTTTTTACCCATGTTAGGGATTATTGTCCCCTTATTAACCAATAAACTCAGTCGCAGCGCTTGTACGCTGGCTACCGCGATGCTCCCGGCTTTAGCCCTTTGCTTCATTTTGCTCGACTTGCCTGCGGTATTTGCCGGACAGTCTTTTAGCCAGAGCATTGAGTGGATCCCACAGTTAGGTTTGGCGCTATCGTTTCGCTTAGATGGCTTGTCTGCATTATTCAGCCTACTCATTTTAGGCATTGGTTTGCTGGTGATTTTATATGCTCGCTACTACTTGTCTGAAAAAGACAATATGGGGATTTTTTACTGCTACTTAATCATGTTTATGACGGCAATGCTCGGCATTGTCATGTCAAACAATATGCTACAACTATGGTTTTACTGGGAATTAACCAGTATTAGCTCATTCTTGTTGATTGGTTTTTGGTCACACAATAGTGATGCGCGTAAAGGGGCCAGAATGGCGCTTACCATCACAGGTGGTGGTGGTTTAGCTTTATTGGCTGGGATAATATTGTTAGGCCAAGTCGTAGGTAGTTACGACTTGGACGTTGTGTTAAATAGCGGTGAGTTAGTAAAACAACACCCTTATTACTTAGCAATTTTAAGTCTATTTTTAATTGGCGCATTTACCAAATCAGCCCAATTCCCATTCCACTTTTGGTTACCCCACGCAATGGCTGCACCTACGCCAGTCAGTGCCTATTTGCACTCGGCGACCATGGTAAAGGCGGGCATTTTCTTACTGGCTCGTTTTTACCCGGTATTAGCGGATACTGAAGTGTGGTTTGTGGTGGTCTCACTAACCGGTTTATTCACCATGTTATTAGGTGCTTATACCGCATTATTTAAACATGATTTAAAAGGTCTGTTAGCCTATTCGACTATTAGTCACCTTGGTTTGATTGTATTGTTACTCGGTTTAAATACCGAATTGGCTGCTATTGCCGCGATATTTCACGTCATGAATCATGCCATTTTTAAAGCGTCATTATTTATGGCTGCCGGAATTATTGACCATGAATCAGGTTCGCGAGATATGCGCCAACTCAATGGTTTGTGGAAATACATGCCTATCACCGCCACGTTAGCGATGGTGGCATCGGCATCGATGGCCGGCGTGCCTTTGCTCAATGGCTTTTTATCTAAAGAAATGTTCTTTGCAGAAACGTTAGATCAAAGCATTTTAGGCGCCATGTCTTGGTTAATTCCTGTATTATCTACGATTGCTGCTGCCTTTGCCGTCGCTTACTCACTGCGTTTTATTCATGATGTATTCTTTAACGGTGAACCAAAGGGGTTAACCAAAACGCCACACGAGCCACCACGGTATATGCGCGTTCCCGTTGAAGTATTAGTAGCGATTTGTTTGTTGGTAGGCATGTTCCCTAATTACACCATTGGTCCGTTGCTACAAAGTGCGTCATTAGCGGTGCTCAATCATCCTCTACCTGAGTATAATCTGGCCCTTTGGCATGGATTTAACATCCCATTAATGATGAGTGGCATGGCGATTGTTGGTGGTTTAGCCATTTATCTAAACCTTAAACATTTATTCAAATTTTCAGGGATGTTCCCGGATATTGACGCGAAAATTGAATTTGAAGGTTTTATTCAGGCCAGCGTGAAGTGGGCGCAAAAAATAACGGGAAAATTGGAGAATGGATCTTTACAACGCTATGCTTTTTGCCTGTGTTTCTTCGCCTTATTGCTGATAGCACCTCCCTTGTTCGACTTAGATACCACTAGAGGAAGCCTACCTGGCACCCCAATAAATGGGGCAGTGATTGTCGCTGCCATTTTATTAATGGCAGGCTCGCTTGCAACCGTGATTTGGAGCCATTACCGTCTGATTGCTTTATTAATGTTGTCGTTAGTCGGTTTAGTTGTATCGATAACCTTTGCTTACTTCTCGGCACCCGACTTGGCCCTTACCCAGCTCTCGGTAGAAATTGTAACGGTGATTTTGTTATTGCTAGCGCTATATTTCTTCCCTCAATATACCCCCACCAGTAAAAGTCGCCCTAGTCACTTTGTTCGCGACTTAGCGATAGCCTCTTTAATAGGCTGTATTATCGGTAGTATTTGTTTTGCCTTAATAACCAATCCTTTGGATAGTATTTCTGAGTTCTTTTTAGCAAATGCTAAAACAGGCGGTGGCGGTACTAACGTGGTTAACGTTATTTTGGTCGATTTCCGTGGCTTTGATACCTTTGGTGAAATTACGGTACTTGGCATTGCAGCATTAGGTATTTACAAGCTAATTGCTGGCATGCGTTTATCAATGCGTACTAAAGATCAGGATGGCCGCCTATGGGCTAAAGATAAACATCCAGTATTACTATCGGTCGTATCGCAAAGCTTGTTGCCGCTGTTTTTGCTCATTTCTGCTTACATCTTTATACGTGGGCATAACTTACCTGGCGGTGGTTTTATTGCTGGTTTGATTACATCAATTGCCTTAATTCAACAATACCTTGCACACGGTGTTGATTGGATGACTAAACGTGTGAGTGTTAGCTACCGCTATATGATCGCCATTGGATTAGTGACCGCCGGATTAACCGGCTTAGGCAGCTGGATTTTTGGCCGACCGTTTTTAACCTCTTGGTTTGAATATGTGTCACTACCATGGATAGGTAAATTTGAACTCACCAGTGCATTGGTATTTGACCTCGGTGTTTACTTCACCGTTATCGGCGCAACCCTGCTTATATTAGCCAGCCTAGGCCAGCTAACCACTAAAGAACGAATCACAGAAGGAGAAAGGTAA